One segment of Streptobacillus ratti DNA contains the following:
- a CDS encoding alpha/beta hydrolase fold domain-containing protein, translated as MLSKTIKAVIGFITIFFVISCSNIELPENVSGKSKIYSMISYNLSPKVDRDSMYAILTSVGLEIEDYVVPEEFDFRVYDEEGTRIEQYYTKNNSEKKLIIIGNGGSFLNPYKIERRDFYLNFSKKLIGFDVMIVDLHMGFQHRFPIQNKDFLNAYRLALKLGYSHNKIAFIGDSSGGNIVTTSALYLRDNKLPLPAGIFLMSPFLDATNMVESRERNKKKDVLFGNPYNFENRLKMLGNMPYFIAEKDKKNRYISPVYAKNLKGFPKTLIHVSDYEILQDDSVVFYNNLKKSGVDATLVEYPGQLHVFQMLNIREAYDSIEKATKFLNEITSNKKHVKVDKKVIEKIRFKIKTDKYTEKEIKEFFEKIDINIERLIELEKYNYKASNRNYLNNK; from the coding sequence ATGCTAAGTAAGACAATTAAGGCTGTTATAGGGTTTATAACTATTTTCTTTGTAATATCATGTTCTAATATTGAATTACCTGAAAATGTTTCAGGAAAATCTAAAATATATTCCATGATATCATATAACCTATCTCCAAAAGTGGATAGGGATTCTATGTATGCTATACTTACATCTGTAGGTCTTGAAATAGAAGATTATGTAGTACCAGAGGAATTTGATTTTAGAGTATATGATGAAGAGGGTACAAGAATAGAACAATATTATACAAAAAATAATTCAGAAAAAAAATTAATAATAATTGGTAATGGTGGAAGTTTTTTAAATCCATATAAGATAGAAAGAAGAGATTTTTATTTAAATTTTTCAAAAAAACTTATAGGGTTTGATGTAATGATAGTAGATTTACATATGGGATTTCAACATAGATTTCCTATACAAAATAAGGATTTTTTAAATGCTTATAGATTAGCACTTAAATTAGGATATTCTCATAATAAGATAGCATTTATAGGGGATAGTTCAGGGGGAAATATAGTTACAACCTCTGCACTATATTTAAGAGATAATAAACTTCCTTTACCAGCTGGAATATTTTTAATGTCGCCATTTTTAGATGCAACAAATATGGTTGAAAGTAGGGAGAGAAATAAGAAAAAAGATGTATTATTTGGTAATCCATATAATTTTGAAAATAGATTGAAAATGTTAGGAAATATGCCATATTTTATTGCAGAAAAAGATAAAAAAAATAGATATATTTCTCCAGTATATGCGAAAAATTTAAAAGGATTTCCTAAAACTTTAATACATGTATCTGACTATGAGATTTTACAAGATGATTCAGTTGTTTTCTATAATAACCTAAAAAAGAGTGGAGTAGATGCTACTTTAGTTGAATATCCAGGACAACTACATGTTTTTCAAATGTTAAATATAAGGGAAGCATATGATTCTATAGAAAAAGCTACAAAATTTTTAAATGAAATAACAAGTAATAAAAAACATGTAAAAGTTGATAAAAAAGTTATAGAAAAAATCAGATTTAAAATTAAAACAGATAAATATACTGAAAAAGAAATAAAAGAATTTTTTGAAAAAATAGATATTAATATAGAAAGACTTATAGAACTTGAAAAATATAATTATAAGGCAAGTAATAGAAATTATTTAAATAATAAATAA
- the pepT gene encoding peptidase T has translation MLERFKKYVKFETRSDEKSTTIPSTPTQYEFAKMLVEDLKEIGLEDIYINDYCFVNATLKSNIYKEVPTIGFISHIDTADFEARNVKPNVVENYNGKDIVLNEKLGKILSPKDFPNLKNYIGKTLITTDGTTLLGADDKAGIVEIIEAMKFLKEHPEIPHGTVKVAFGPDEEIGKGADNFNVDEFKADFAYTMDGGEIGELQYESFNAAQITYTIKGVSVHPGTAKDKMINANTIASELAMMFPEKEVPEHTSGYEGFYLLHNVESRIELATLTYIIRDFDKQKFSERKLFCEEVARRINEKYGNVLTYEMFDQYYNMGDIIKDNMECVHLAEQAMKNLDIKPKIIPIRGGTDGSKISYMGLPTPNIFVGGENFHGEFEFSCLEDMMKARDVIIEIVRFNAK, from the coding sequence ATGTTAGAAAGATTTAAAAAATACGTAAAATTTGAAACTAGATCTGATGAAAAATCAACAACTATACCATCAACACCTACTCAATATGAGTTTGCTAAAATGTTAGTTGAAGATTTAAAAGAAATAGGTTTAGAAGACATATATATTAATGATTATTGTTTTGTTAATGCAACATTAAAGTCAAATATATATAAAGAAGTGCCTACTATTGGCTTTATATCTCATATAGATACTGCTGATTTTGAAGCTAGAAATGTTAAACCTAATGTAGTTGAAAATTATAACGGGAAAGATATAGTTTTAAATGAAAAATTAGGAAAAATTTTATCTCCTAAAGATTTCCCTAATTTAAAAAACTATATAGGGAAAACATTGATTACTACAGATGGAACAACATTACTTGGAGCAGATGATAAAGCTGGAATAGTAGAAATTATTGAAGCTATGAAATTCTTAAAAGAACATCCTGAAATACCACATGGAACAGTTAAAGTTGCATTTGGACCAGATGAAGAAATAGGTAAGGGAGCAGATAATTTTAATGTAGATGAGTTTAAAGCTGATTTTGCATATACTATGGATGGTGGAGAAATAGGGGAGCTTCAATATGAAAGTTTTAATGCAGCTCAAATTACATATACTATAAAAGGAGTAAGTGTGCATCCAGGAACAGCTAAAGATAAAATGATTAATGCTAACACTATTGCATCAGAACTTGCTATGATGTTTCCTGAAAAAGAAGTTCCTGAACATACTTCAGGTTATGAGGGATTTTATCTTTTACATAACGTTGAATCAAGAATTGAACTAGCAACTTTAACATATATTATTAGAGATTTTGATAAACAAAAATTCAGTGAAAGAAAACTTTTCTGTGAAGAAGTAGCTAGAAGAATTAATGAAAAATATGGAAATGTTTTAACATATGAAATGTTTGACCAATACTATAACATGGGAGATATTATTAAAGATAATATGGAGTGTGTACACCTTGCAGAACAAGCTATGAAGAATTTAGATATTAAACCTAAAATTATACCTATTCGTGGAGGAACTGACGGTTCTAAAATATCATATATGGGACTTCCTACACCTAATATATTTGTTGGTGGAGAAAATTTCCATGGAGAATTTGAATTTTCTTGTTTAGAAGATATGATGAAAGCAAGAGATGTAATAATAGAGATAGTGAGATTTAATGCTAAGTAA
- the pflB gene encoding formate C-acetyltransferase, whose protein sequence is MEAWRGFKEGNWMKEINISEFIQLNYTEYTGDDSFLEGPTEATTELWNKLKPKLAIEREKGIYNAETKIPSQIDAYGPGYIDKDLEKIVGVQTDEPLKRAIFPNGGLRMVENSLEAFGYKLDPATRDIYSKYRKTHNDGVFSAYTDAIRKARKTGVVTGLPDAYGRGRIIGDYRRVALYGVDFLIEERTKDWNNLTPTEMTEDVIRQREEIFEQVKSLKALKKMAESYGYDISKPATTAQEAIQWTYFAYLAATKDQNGAAMSIGRTSTFLDIFIERDLKEGRITEKEAQEMIDHFVMKLRIIRFLRTPEYDALFSGDPVWVTESIGGMTLDGSKSFVTKNSFRILNTLYNLGPAPEPNLTVLWAQDLPLNWKKFCARVSIDTSSLQYENDDLMKPTFGDDYGIACCVSPMTIGRQMQFFGARVNLPKALLYAINGGKDEKQKLQVTPEGMFEPIKGDYLVFDEVWEKYDKVLDWLAQTYVQALNIIHYMHDKYSYESFEMALHDKNIKRTQAFGIAGLSIVADSLAAIKNGKVRIIRDEDGDAVDYVNEGEDYVPFGNNDDSTDDFAVEITKIFMNKIRKHKMYRDAIPTQSVLTITSNVVYGKKTGNTPDGRRAGAPFGPGANPMHGRDVNGAVASLASVAKIPFEHANDGISYTFAITPETLGKEDDEKRVNLVGLLDGYFAQTGQHLNVNVFGRDLLEDAMEHPEKYPQLTIRVSGYAVNFVKLTKEQQLDVINRTISTKI, encoded by the coding sequence ATGGAAGCTTGGAGAGGATTTAAAGAAGGTAACTGGATGAAAGAAATCAACATCAGTGAGTTCATCCAATTAAATTACACTGAGTATACTGGAGATGACAGTTTCTTAGAAGGACCAACTGAGGCAACAACAGAATTATGGAACAAATTAAAACCAAAATTAGCAATTGAAAGAGAAAAAGGTATTTACAATGCTGAAACTAAAATACCATCTCAAATAGATGCTTATGGTCCTGGGTACATTGATAAAGATTTAGAAAAAATTGTTGGAGTTCAAACAGATGAACCATTAAAAAGAGCAATCTTCCCTAATGGAGGATTAAGAATGGTTGAAAATTCATTAGAAGCTTTTGGATATAAATTAGATCCAGCAACTAGAGATATCTATTCTAAATATAGAAAAACTCATAATGACGGAGTTTTCTCGGCATATACAGATGCAATTAGAAAAGCAAGAAAAACAGGAGTTGTTACAGGATTACCTGATGCTTATGGTAGAGGACGTATAATAGGAGATTATAGAAGAGTAGCTTTATATGGAGTAGACTTCTTAATCGAAGAAAGAACTAAAGATTGGAACAACTTAACACCAACTGAAATGACAGAAGATGTTATTAGACAAAGAGAAGAAATTTTTGAACAAGTAAAATCACTTAAAGCATTAAAGAAAATGGCTGAAAGCTATGGTTATGATATTTCTAAACCTGCAACAACAGCACAAGAAGCTATTCAATGGACATATTTTGCTTACCTTGCAGCAACTAAAGATCAAAATGGAGCTGCGATGAGTATAGGAAGAACTTCTACTTTCTTAGATATCTTTATTGAAAGAGATTTAAAAGAGGGAAGAATAACTGAAAAAGAAGCACAAGAAATGATAGATCATTTTGTTATGAAATTAAGAATAATTAGATTCTTAAGAACACCTGAATATGATGCTTTATTCTCTGGAGATCCAGTATGGGTAACTGAATCAATAGGTGGTATGACACTTGATGGGTCAAAATCATTTGTAACTAAAAACTCATTTAGAATTTTAAACACATTATATAACTTAGGACCAGCACCAGAACCAAACTTAACAGTATTATGGGCTCAAGATTTACCTTTAAACTGGAAAAAATTCTGTGCTAGAGTATCTATAGATACATCTTCATTACAATATGAAAATGATGATTTAATGAAACCAACATTTGGAGATGACTATGGTATAGCATGTTGCGTTTCTCCTATGACTATTGGAAGACAAATGCAATTTTTCGGTGCCAGAGTAAACTTACCTAAAGCATTACTTTATGCTATTAACGGTGGTAAAGATGAAAAACAAAAATTACAAGTAACTCCTGAGGGAATGTTTGAACCAATTAAAGGTGATTACTTAGTATTTGATGAAGTTTGGGAAAAATATGATAAAGTATTAGATTGGTTAGCACAAACTTATGTACAAGCATTAAATATTATTCACTACATGCACGATAAATATTCATATGAATCATTTGAAATGGCATTACATGATAAAAATATTAAAAGAACTCAAGCATTTGGTATAGCTGGATTATCTATAGTAGCAGATTCATTAGCAGCTATTAAAAATGGTAAAGTAAGAATAATAAGAGATGAAGACGGAGATGCAGTTGACTACGTTAATGAGGGAGAAGATTACGTACCATTCGGAAACAATGATGACTCAACAGATGATTTCGCAGTAGAAATTACTAAGATATTCATGAACAAAATTAGAAAACACAAAATGTATAGAGATGCTATACCTACACAATCAGTATTAACAATTACATCAAATGTTGTGTACGGTAAGAAAACAGGAAATACACCTGACGGAAGAAGAGCAGGAGCACCATTTGGTCCAGGAGCAAACCCTATGCACGGAAGAGATGTTAATGGAGCAGTAGCTTCACTTGCATCAGTTGCTAAGATACCATTTGAACATGCAAATGATGGAATTTCTTATACTTTCGCTATTACACCTGAAACTTTAGGTAAGGAAGATGATGAAAAGAGAGTTAATCTAGTTGGATTATTAGATGGATATTTCGCTCAAACAGGTCAACACTTAAATGTTAATGTATTTGGTAGAGATTTATTAGAAGATGCTATGGAACATCCAGAAAAATATCCTCAATTAACAATAAGAGTATCTGGATATGCAGTTAACTTCGTTAAATTAACTAAAGAACAACAATTAGATGTTATAAACAGAACAATATCTACTAAGATATAG